CATATAAACTAAAGGAATGCTGGTTCCTTCTGTTGGAAAGTTGAAAAAACAACAGTCTAGAAAAAAACTCTTCTCAGAGAGAATGATCTCTCCCTGGGTGTGTTGGTTATCTTGATCCTGactaggtggttcagtggctaagacactgagcttgttgatcagaaaggtcggcagttcagtggttcgaatccctaatacaggtctcctgcgtgagcagggagtcagactagatgacttccaaggtcccttctaactctgttactgttactataaAAATCTTCACCATAAGTCCCAAGGCCTCTCCTTGACACAGCAAATAATCACTTGACCAACTTTAAGAAGCTCTCATCAAAATAGTTTTCAGGCTTAGTTTTACCTTTgcaacacatatttttttttgttaatggtaaaaataaaacttctgcATTTTAGTCCTTTTGTGCTAGAAGTATAACCAAAGCACAGTTTTATCTGGATCAGTTCAAGCTATTCTCTGCAAGCTAGGTTCTCTAATGCACAGATACCCATGAAGGCCTACATAACATGGCCGGTCAATCACCAACTAGGAAATAAATGCCATGCATTGGATCATAATCATATTGACGTATTTTGTAGGTATTAAAAATTATCGAAGCTCTGGCAAATTTAAGAAGTATTTCAAAACTACTTTATAATAATTTAACCAAAAATGCTTTGTCACCTAATTAACTGAATTTTCATTTAATTCTACCCTTAGCTTGCTGATAAATATGGACCTGTATTTACTGTCTGGAATGGATCAAAACCAATGGTTGCTCTTTGTGGGTACGAGGTGGTAAAAGATGCTTTGGTAGATCATTCAGAAGAATTTGGTGGGCGAACTGAAATGCCTGCTAATAGGCGAATGTTCCAAAATAAAGGTTGATCCTCTTTCATTTTCTTATTagttattgtttttctttaattttctgtaCAAATTATCTGAATGCCATTAGTAATATTGATAGTTGTGAAAGATTCACTTGAAATGTCTTGTAAAGATGTAGATTTGATCATGCTTcttgaaaaaggaaggaaatgtttTTTCACCATTTCCTTTCCACTAGTCACTTCTCAAGTCTGCTCAGATTGTCACTtacatgcaaaacaacaacaacaaataacaataacaataatttgaCCTCTAAATTGTCCTTTGGGAAGACATACAAAATGGTTTACCAACGAAGACACTTTTTGGCTTATGTTATCTGAATTAATGTTGAATATCAATTTCATTTACCTTCAAAATAATTTacattttgaagaagcaggatagggaAAATATTGAATGCCTTTAAGCTttgatgctggagaagattccagaTAAGATTCCTGAGAAATCATGGATACCCAAGACAAcaaatcattgaacaaatcagtcCAAAATTTGCACTCAAATCACAAATGACTAGACTCAAATGATCATATTTCAGAAAGATTGTGCAAAGATTGCTTAGCTCTCTAGAGAGAGTTGTAATTGTGGGAAATGTGGTAGGAAGGAGAGATGATGGAATTAGTTACAATGATGACAAGTATATCAAAATCCTCAAGAACTAGGTTGGAGAGAGGCTGTAATGGacaaaatctatgtggttgcttaTAATTGACAGTGGCTTGATGGTACATAATGAAGCAACCAAGTGAGGGAGCAATTGGAAGTGACTTCTTTTTGTGAACAATACCTCTACTATACAAAAATACCTGAACTAAAGCAACTCCCATTTTCCTCTGCTTACTGAGAAGTGTGCAACTTAGTATAGAATTCTGTCCATGACTGGTCTAGGGATCTGTTCCTATCCATATCACACTTACAGTAACTTGTGACATGATTTCCACAACCTCATTCATTCTTCTCTTAATATGAGAGCACTCAAGAATGAATAGATGAAAACTGTGCAGTTCATCTAATTAGTAATTCAAGCATAAAGGCTTGTTTACTttaaaagtggggaggggaaatttgtaatgtataatttttttcccttctgcaaAAGTTGAGAACTGATATCACATTGTGATCTGTTTCCTGTGTCTTTGGTTTCAGGTCTGACCACTACTGATGAGAAGAAATGGAAGGAGCTACGACGGTTCACATTGTCCACTTTGCGAGATTTTGGGATGGGGAAGAAAAGAATGTCTGAGAGGGTGCAGGAGGAAGCCCTTTGTCTGGTGGAGGAAATGGCTACcacaaaaggttaaaaaaagaaaagaatctggaaaGGATTTGTTGTATTATGTGAAGTTGCAAGAAAACTAGATTCTACACTGAATCTCAAATCCTCTGCACTTACGtgcacaaaataaagaaaaatttatATAGGTAGTAAATGCCCCCCTCCTTTTTATTTTCATGGTATTGTTCAGAAGCAAAGGGAAAAGTAATAGAActgtttccccctcttttttatcTAGTGTTACCTTTTGGCTTGATAAAACTACAACCTTGCACAGAATTACTGAAATCTTACTGTGGCTGAAGCACTGACAGATCAGAAATACTAGGAAGTTATTTAATGGGGCAATTATGGCTTTATAAAATTACAACTTTGCCCAAACTAGTGAAATGTTAGGCTGGATGCAGTAACACACATTAAGCACattcagaaaccagcaaaaaaacttTATGAACAGGTAAACTAAGTGAGGTTAGGAACACATGTATAAGAATAGGCAACATGGATTTGAATTAAATGGCCAGAAATAGAATTTATTCAGGAAGTTGAAGCAGCTTTGAAAGCCATCCTTGTGGTCATGTCACTTCTGGAAGGAGataaaaagaaataggaaaaaaagtgatttctttttttttttttaaattggtatGTTAGAAGGAGAGAAGGATAGAAGTAACAGAGTGCTTGGTTAAAActtgaaaaagaagcaaaaagtttctttaaaaaaccaCTTAAACATAATGTTATATTAAAAACCAGGCAAAATCAGCAGCCAGCAAAGATAGATAGTAATTTAAAGGCAGAAATGAAACCATGGATAATGATTTGCTTTTATGGGCAGTTTGCATGAGGAGAACTAAAAGGCACTATGGATCTGAATTAAGGGGTCACAAACAGTAGTCCTTTAGTGCAGGGGTATCagacttgatttcactgaggccgcatcagggttatgtttgaacttgggggtggggtggggtggggcgtggccagggtgggtgtgaccagcatgatgtcacttgtgttggggatgcctgtggtagcctgagtgctctgccagtgaaaacatgctcccaagctccgtttttggctgggacggtctcctgcaaccctctgccagcaacctttttgagctccgttttcactggcagaggcacaatgggaagtccttcgctgtttccagagtggccccacGAGCCACATCTAAGCTCTTTGCAAGCTGGCTTCGGTCCCCGGGCCTTCTGTTTGACACCCCGCTTTAGTGAATTGTGGCACCTTTGAATATAATCTTTAATGGACAAACCTCTGGAATGAGAAGGGAGAAATAATGGAATGACTAGTAAATGATACTATTtaaagaaatatagaaagaaaacAGGATAAGAGAGAGtttagaaggaggaagggagggtaaGGCAGGAGAGCTCAGTTAAAACAGGAGGCAGAACCTTTGAAGAGATGAAGACAGGAAGGGACAAGGTGGAAAAACCTGCCATGAGCAGAAAAAGGCAAAGGGAGGAGTGAGAAAACAATTCTTGACTGAAGAAGACAGCAATAAAACAGGATTTTAATATTGTGTTTATATTCCATTCTTAGGAAAGTGGGAAAGAATAATAATTCCAATTTCTCAGACCTGAATCACTTTCTATTGTGGTTTTGAGGTGAGATTTGAGAAAGGGAAGATCCACATTCACCGATCCCACTCATAAacgtttttttcccctcagggcAGCCTTTCGATCCAAGAAGAATTTTTGCAAGTGCTGTTTCTAATGTGATCTGTGCAGTTGTCTTTGGCAATCGATTTGATTACAAAGATAAAACCTTCATACAGAACCAGAAGATTTTTGAGTCTCAACTAAGACACTCTGTTAGTTTCTTAGGACTGGTATGTTAATCCACCTGATCCTTTTTTTGTCATGAACCCCCATTTTAATTAGCAGGTGTGTCAGAAATGTAAGATTAGATTTGATGAGCTACTAAGCAGGAGAAGGCAAATCTAGCAtgaatgaaatctacttaccttccttactggttcagaagtgcaggtgcatgcgcaaaaccttctgcgtatacgcagagggtaaaaaacacattacttcctggttaaaaccaggaagtagcgACAaccggatgggtgggtggagcttcaggcgatccggtccgaacagggagcatttcactcctgaaatcAAGACATCCAAGCATAAATTGGTTCTCAGCAAAATATCTCTTGGCTGGGCTTATTTCATAGGGAACCATTTCCTTCTCTCGTAACTCCTTTGGGCCATGTCAGATTCTGGACAGATATATCTCTTCTTATCATGGAATTGTTAGACAGCTCGCCTATCTTTATGTACACAGCCAGCTTCTATCTTCGTCTCTTGGAGGATTTTGGCCATTTTTACAATTATCCCTTTGTGGAAGAGATGTGGGAGGCTAAGAAAGCAGTGGGGGAATCCCTTGACAGAGTGTCAGAGTAGCAATATCAGAGTAAAAGCTATTTTTTGAATATTTGGGGCATTAATCCTCCACCATAATGGTCTAATAAGCTATAGTATTTAATGTGAACTCTATAACAGGTATACAATACATTTCCAAAAATAGTGGAATTCTTTCCTGGACCACACAGAAAAATTTTTGGTGAGATTGACAGTGTCCTTGATTATGTCCGTGAGAATGTGGATTTGCACAAAAAGACATTGGACCCCCAGAACCTGCGTGATTATATCGATTGCTTCCTTCTTAGACTGGAGAAGGTAGGTATAGATATCATATCTGCATAATCGTTTAAATATCTCTATTATGCATCTAAGATGGAACTAGTTCATTCTAAATGAAGAACTATAGAAATATTTATTCCCcccttttttgtttacttttggacAAACCATTCATTGCCATTAGTTGGCATATATTACAATTCCAGGCATAATTGTTGCTAAAGGTAGCCATTCAGTTCTGAAAATTAGgtgaaacaataaaaatgaactcTGTTAACTTTAAGAAAGCAGAATTTTCCTTCAAAAAATGAGTATGCATAAATACTTTCTTCCCATACTGATTTAAATTTTAGAAGGTGTTTCTTGAGAAATCTACAATCACAATAGGTGATACAAAGATAATTAAGTAGCATTTTCTAGAATCACCTTGCAGAAGCAATCTCTATTAGGATTAGTCTGTCAGATGTAACAAGTAAATTTCTATGGAACAGATTCTTTTCCAAGCATGCACCTTGGGAATTGTTTAGGCCAGCTCCAACAATGTTAGTCAAAACCAGAGTATTAATTCTTATGGTAAATATTTGATGAGTAgatcagacaggcaagctgtttcTTTCTCTGTGTGAAATAATGATCCCCAAAATATTTTAGAATTGAAGAGCTtatctatctggaacccacactgcatatcggacattaatacaattgagcgcgtccagaaatatttcacaagaatacgccgccttcggtatgacctgagcatagctcataaaatcatctgctacaatttcCTTcccatcaatgactacttcagctttaaccacaacaatacacgagcatacaatagattcaaacttaatgtgaaccgctccaatctcgtttgcagaaaatatgacttcagtaacagagtggtcaatgcctagaatgcactaccagactccgtggtctcatcccaaaatcctcaaaactttaacctaagactgtctactgttgacctcaccccattcctaagaggtctgtaaagagcatgtataagagcaccagggtgcctaccgtccctgttctaatgttccctttagttgtattcattttatgtattccattcatgcttatacttatatatattatttaatatgtatttgacaaaataaataaataaaataaataaataaaatatgttctaAAGTCACTCTGGTTGAATTATATTTCCTTTAATTGAAAGAGTCACTAGGAAGAGTTTTATGAATGACTTTATTTCAATTCCAAATAAAATTTTTTTGTTCATCTgtttctctttccattttctttttaggAAGAGAAACCATCTGAGGGTATATACACTCTTGAAGATCTTGTGATTATTGTGTTTGGACTCTTTCTTGCTGGGACAGTAACCACAAGCCACACTTTGCTTTGCAGCCTTCTAGCGATGGGTAAATTGCCACACATTCAAGGTATAAAAATACCCACAGATATATAAAGATGTTGGTACTTCTAGGATTGCCACTATTAATGCTAAGAAAGTAATGATGGTGtttaaagaaaacatatttttttttaaaaaaaagaaagtaaaatggaATTGACTAAAGTAAACTCATTGCAGCTGGATTTTTGCATTTTTCCTAGGAACATTTGGGAAGTATTTTCCCACTGTTttcttatagaattttttttttagattcccAATCTAGCTAACCTGCCCTTAGAACAAATGAGTTTCCCATCAAATGTTGAGATTTTATGAAGACAATTCTAGTCAATTGGTATCCATTCATCTAGAAttcagaaaaaattgcagactacaggaatcatttgcactactcaggtgaccccgaggacacagataaacctccaagtgcctcaatgactctctaaaaggatgcaaatgaccagctgtctgcaaggaatataaatccttccattccccaccattcagtcagagctgaagaagcttcttgggtgagaagagaaatgtcttccaaaaaaaaacaagaaagtccagttgcctcctgaaaaaacacctttggggcaaGTGATTGAATGCTCTAACAAcaatctcttcccccaccccaataCAGCCATAGGCCAATCAACCAATTACATAAATTTAATACTTGCTTTATGGAATCCTAGTATGAATGACTGAAATTAGTATAGTATAATTTTTCTTGAGGATCATTTTTGCAATAATTTAAATGAACATTCATTTTAACTCAAGGTACCATCTCCAACTTTTTGAACTGCACTACTTCAGACAATGGTAAAATGGTTTTCCACAGAAATGTCTAATTATGACAtagatgaaaaataataaagattgtTACATAATGTAATTAATCTTAATTTATGATACCTTCTAAAATTGCTTGATTAGTTATAGATTGAACCACTAGCTTTTTGGAAATGGGGCTCATGATTTTTGGAGGAATGAATGCTTGTTTGCTGCTGGCATAAATATTAATGCATACATATAAAAACAGTTTAGGAAATTAGTTTAAGAGCTGTATCTTTTCTCCTGACTACTGTTTATCCCATTTTGGGTGGAGATTTTAATCTTCAGAAAGCCCACACAGAAATGTTTCATGCTTACTGCCTCTCAAGATATCTAGTAAAGGaacagagatataaataatatgaATCTCATCTTGGACTAGAAAAGTTGAAATGATCTCTGCTGAGAAATGACTCTGAGAAGGAGCCATTGTCTTGACTAGAATCATCTTCCCTGAATGTGCTTTGGAACACATATTTCTATTCAAAGGACTGCAGGTACTCAGCATGGCCAAGGCTGTCAATCTCATCTCAATCTGTTCTTCTCACAGCTAAGGTGCAACAGGAAATTGATGAGGTGGTGGGTTCAAATCGCACTCCAAGCATGGAAGATAGGTTGAAGATGCCTTTCACAAATGCTGTTATTCACGAGGTTCAGCGATATCAGAAAGGGAGCCTTGAAACCTTTCCACGGGCAACAACTTGTGACACAAAGTTTCGTGGTTACATCATTCCCAAGGTATGGTGATACAAGTATTTATAAAGGTTCTctagggaagaaagggaagaatgaCTTAGATCCTTGATATGCTAGGCAGTTTGAATAAAAGAGCAATTTAGAGAAATATGTATTGAAATAAATATCTATTCCTTCCCTCCTCATTCTTCAAGGTTCAGCAGATAGCTAGTCACTGCCTGTTTTTATTTTAGGCAAGTGGAAAGCAAAGGCACTTTCTTCTCCTTATGAAATAGTATCATCTAATGACATctgtttcttcctctccttctagaGCGTGGCTATTGTGCCAGTCTTCTCCTCTGTACATTTTGACCCTCTTCATTGGGAGACTCCAGAGAAGTTCAATCCCAACCATTTTTTGGATGAAAATGGCCAGTTCAGGAAGAGAGATCCTTTCATGCCATTCTCAGCAGGTACAAGCCTCTGGAACAGATTGTATTACTAATTCATATGTTTACCTGATCTATGTGAGTCTTTTATCAGAGACAATTCCAGCAAGTACTTCCTAAATAACCTCTGTTTTCTTCATTGCTCTTGTAGGGAAGAGGGCCTGTCCAGGGGAGGCCCTGGCTAGGATGGAGCTTTTCCTGTTCTTCAGTGCCCTGCTCCAGAATTTCACCTTCTCTCTGGTTGGGGACACTAAAGATGCGGATGTAATGTCTTTGTATACGGACTTCATAAATAATCAATACCCCCTTATACGAGCTGTTAAACGTTCAGTGGACACTTGTAGTAAATAATTAGGAGAAAGAACCTACCTTAATAGATACTCAAATAAAGCATGTGGGATGGCTATTACATTTAAAGGCAATCTTAATAATGATGtggaatacaaatataatatttatagcaAAGGTAGCTACTCTGACCTCTtatctcttttctgtttcttatctgttttctgttttattatcTGTTATATATTTTGGCACAATTAACAATCCTTCTGAAATAATAACTTTCCCCCCCAAGCTATACTCATCAAACTTTCAATATATAATCCCTACTGGATATTTAACCATACAAGGCTCTCAGAAGTTTTATTGCAAATTGATGTTGTGGACTAATCTATATTTTAAGGTAACAGGAAGATCTTGTATTGGTACACTTTGGCTAAATGCAAGATCGAGTCATCTTTTGTTGATATCTAATGGTAATCTAATGTTTTAAAGACTGACAGACTGAGTATTATATATAATTGAACTATAATATTTGCTATATCTAAACTCTGATAAATAACTTCATTATTGTAGataataaagaattaaaatatataatttcagaAAATCAATGGTTCCagatgtagttttttaaaaaaaagaatgaaagagaatgaacatgaataaaaatggagaaattagaacttgagggcgaaagaagatgtgacttaataaaatgagcaagggaatattaggaaatgaataaaaactatgaaaaacaaatatttttgcaaaaactgtaactaagtaaaatgtatttgaatatattgaattgtataagatataatatggtcaatactctgttcataaatcatgtatgtgtgtagagggggaaactaaaaaatcaataaaaacttgttctaaaaaaatatAGTTCCAGATGTACAAAATGCAAAAATACATCTTAGGATTTCAAAATGGAAGCCATTCCTCAGAAAATATTGTTTCACGTTTACTGGATTCCTCAAAgggttcttgttctttttttgtcCTCTACTGATAAAATCTCCTGTCAAAAGGGAAATAAATTGACTCAAGAAGTTTCTGTCTACAAAATGGAATTAATCAGCAACCCAATTACATGAATCTTACACAGATATATGATGCAGAATGCCTTCAAGGATATCCTTGTTGTGATTATAGAATTTGATGATGATCAAAACCGTTTTAGtgaccaaaataaaacaaacacccttcaaaaatatttcaaattcagTTTGATTCTTTGATCAAAatgatttttgatcttcttttatTCGTTTCTGCTAGctgtttaaaatttgaaattatttgAATTGAACCAGAGACCAACTGCATGAAGCCCATATATCGAATGTTTGAGGGTCTCGACTTCTCCTTCCAGAAACCACAGTTTACCCACCATACCATCACACATTTGCTTTGGTGTAGGCACTTGGTAATTAAGTGATGACCCCCCTGGACTGTTGTGATCCTCTCTAAATTCTCTGAGGCAGAAGCTGAAGAGGCAGATGAAATGTGCTGTTGATCTGAGGATCTGGCCAGCAATTAAACATTTGAGATTGTTCTAGATGACAATGAGCagaacaatgtgtgtgtgtgtgtgtgtgtgagtgagtgtctAACTAACTCAGTTCATGGGTGGGCCAGATTATAGTGGGCACATAGCTCAAGAACCATGCCAACAGCAACTCAGGCCAGAGCAAAGATGATCAAGATGCCTGCTCAAAAAGAAAAAGCACCAATGTCCCTAATTTAGCCATCCCAGCATCAGTGGGGTATTGAACTGATGTTTCCTGGTCTTTGGACTTCTACTGGAAAACAACTATCTGACTTCAGATCTGTTCCTTATCCAGCATTTGGATCCCAGTTCCcagtatttttggggggaggtggatgggtggatgggtggatcaatgtaagaaaatataaattaaaaacaatttaacagAAATCCCAATTTATGTTTAAAAAATAGATAAAGATGATGTGTCTTCCCTGATAGAGAATCTTTAGCCATGTTCTTCCTGAACAAATATCCATTTTACAACATATATGCATTCTGTTAGTTAGCAATTCACATTCATACTGTGTACATGTAGAGTTTTTTCTACATGGCAGGAAAAATCCAGAGAAATGCAAATAACAAAAGATCAAAGTGACTAGCTTTTTTTCTAGATAAATCAAATGACTAGTGTGAGCACTGCAGATGTAAGTCCCAATGAAAAATTGACATTGAACCATAGAAACATAAtttgtgttgttgttgctgctcatAGAACtgcaacaaagcaaaacaaatcatgccaaaccaatcttatttcatccttcaacatagtgactaaattagtagaccagcgacatagtgtggacataatatacttagagcgaggcattcaacaaagtagaccacaacctacttcttggtaagctagaaaaaagtgggatagatggcatcaccaccagatggatttgtaactggctgagaaaccatactcaatgagtagtccttaatgagtGTACGTCTACatagagggaagtaagcagtggggtaccacaaagttccgtcttaggcccagtattcttcaatatcttcataaatgacttagatgagggaatagaaggggaacttaaacAAATTTGAGGATGATATTATGCTAGCAGGAATAGCaaacaccctagatgataggctcaagatccagatggatcttgacagacttgagcaccaggccctatttaacaaaataaaattcaatgtagagaaaaataaagtcttacacttaagcTAAAAGTACAAAtctaaaccaggcttaatagcagtaactgtgggagggatcttggagtcttgacAACCAGTTTAATGTGAGGCAGCAGCATGCAGTGGCAGTAAAAATAGCCAAcgtaatcctaaactgcattaacagagggataaaatcaagatcaagggaggtactaataccactctataaagatttagtaagaccacacctagaatactgcatccagttttggtcaccacactataaaaaaagatgttgagactctagaaaaagtgcagagaagagcaatcaggatgattagggagactaaaacatatgaagaatggttacaggaactgggcatggctagtctagtgaa
This genomic window from Ahaetulla prasina isolate Xishuangbanna chromosome 2, ASM2864084v1, whole genome shotgun sequence contains:
- the LOC131192456 gene encoding cytochrome P450 2C20-like, which codes for MELTWTGVLLLLCIFFTLFSSFQMYKKKGQLPPGPTPWPILGNLFQRDVLPLYKHYQKLADKYGPVFTVWNGSKPMVALCGYEVVKDALVDHSEEFGGRTEMPANRRMFQNKGLTTTDEKKWKELRRFTLSTLRDFGMGKKRMSERVQEEALCLVEEMATTKGQPFDPRRIFASAVSNVICAVVFGNRFDYKDKTFIQNQKIFESQLRHSVSFLGLVYNTFPKIVEFFPGPHRKIFGEIDSVLDYVRENVDLHKKTLDPQNLRDYIDCFLLRLEKEEKPSEGIYTLEDLVIIVFGLFLAGTVTTSHTLLCSLLAMGKLPHIQAKVQQEIDEVVGSNRTPSMEDRLKMPFTNAVIHEVQRYQKGSLETFPRATTCDTKFRGYIIPKSVAIVPVFSSVHFDPLHWETPEKFNPNHFLDENGQFRKRDPFMPFSAGKRACPGEALARMELFLFFSALLQNFTFSLVGDTKDADVMSLYTDFINNQYPLIRAVKRSVDTCSK